ACGGTGATCCTGGAGCAGATATTCAACTACCCGGGGCTGGGGCTGTACCTGTTGGACGCCGTTAACTCCAACGACTACCCGATGATGATGGGCACGTTCCTCGTCATCACGGTGGCACTGGTCATCGGGGTGTACGTCGCCGACCTGACGTACAGCATGATCGACCCGCGGATCAGTTCGGGTGATTCCAGTGAAGCATACTGAATCCGACGCCCCCACCGAGGGGCTCGACTGGCAGAGCGAGAGCACCGGCGCGGACATGACGAGGGGAGACCGGCTCCGGGAGTTCTACGAGCGGAGCGTCTACGAACCCGCGGTCGTCGCGTGGTCCGACATGCGGACGCGCGTCGGGCTCCTGATGCTCAGCGTCTACCTGGCGATCTCGGCGGTCGCCGTCCTGGGGCTGTGGCGCGAGCCGTCGTCGAGCCAGGCCCCCCGGCTGATCGGCATGTTCGAGAACTGGTCGTACCCGCTCGGGACGACCTCCGCGGGCGTCGATCTGACCGCCGAGCTGATCCACGCCACGCCGGACATTCTGCTGATGGTGCTGGCCGGCGGCGTCTGGGCCACCGGCCTCGCCGTCATCGTCGGGACGCTCGCGGGGTACAAGGGCGGCCAGGTCGACACCGTGTTGATGTCTATCTCGGACTTCTTCATGGCGATCCCCGGCCTCCCGCTGGTGATCATCCTCGCGATCACGTTCAGCCCGGAGAACCCGATCTTCGTCGGTGTCGTGCTGACGATCAACTACTGGGCCGGGCTCGGTCGGTCGCTGCGCTCGCAGGTGCTGACCATCCGCGAGGACAGCTACGTCGAGGCCTCCCGAACGATGGGGACCTCCACGTTCCGGATCCTCCGGAAGGACGTGATCCCGAACCTGATGCCGTACGTGACGGTGAACTTCGTGTTCGCCGCCCGATACACCATCTTCGCGTCGGTCGGGCTGTACTTCCTGGGCGTGTTGCCCTACAGCCAGCCGACCTGGGGTGTGACGCTGGCGCGCGCTCAGTCCAACGGCGCGCTGTTCGTCCCCGAGGCGGCCCACTGGCTGATCGCACCCATGGTCTTCATCGTCGGCCTGGCGCTGGCGCTGATCCTCATGGGACAGGGCCTCGACAGGGTGTTCAACCCGCGGGTCCGCACCCGGATGGCCGGGGAGTCCGAATCGACCGCGGAAGGCGACGAGACGACGACCAAGGGGATGATCTAGATGGCAACCGATCAACGATCCGGTTCGAACGCGACGGTACAGTCCACCGTCGAGGACCCGATCGTCGAGGTCTCCAACGCGAAGGTGACCTTCGACGGTGGCGACACGTACGTCCTCGACGACGTGAGCCTCGACATCGAACGCGACGAGGTGCTGGGCATCGTCGGTGAGTCCGGCTCGGGCAAGTCGATGTTCGCCTCGGCCCTGCTCGATTCGATCCCCGACCCCGGAGTGCTCACCGGCGAGATCCTCTACCACTCTACCGACGGTCGGACGATCGACGTGCTCGAACAGAGCGACGAGGAACTCCGGCAGTTCCGCTGGGAGGAGATCTCGATGGTCTTCCAGGGGGCGATGTCCTCGTTCAACCCGACGATGGAGGTCGGGACGCACTTCGAGGAGACGCTGAAGGCTCACGACGCCAACGTCGACGAGGGGATGGCCTTCGCCCGCGAGCTGCTCGAGGACCTGTACCTCGAACCGGACCGGGTCCTCGACTCCTATCCGCACGAGCTGTCGGGCGGCATGCAACAGCGCGCGCTGATCGCGCTGTCGCTGGTGCTCGAACCCGAAGTGCTCGTGATGGACGAGCCGACGGCGGCGCTGGACCTGCTCATGCAGCGGTCGATCCTGATGCTGCTCAACGACCTGCAGCAGAGCTACGACCTGACGCTCGCGTTCATCACGCACGACCTGCCGCTGATCACGGCGCTGGCCGACCGGATGAGCATCATCTACGCGTTCCAGTTCGTCGAGGTCGGGACCCGCGACGGGATCATCGCCGACGCGGGCCACCCCTACACGAGAGCGCTGTTGAACGCGACGCCGAACCTCGACGCCCCGCTGTCGGAGATGCAGCCCATCGAGGGCGAGGGTCCCGCACCGGTCAACGTCCCGGAGGGGTGTAGCTTCCACCCGCGGTGTCCGCTCGCGACCGAGGAGTGCGTCAGCGACGACCCGCCCCTCGAGAACGTCGGCGATGACCACCGCACGGCCTGTCACCACTGGGAAGAGGCTCGCGAGGAGATCACCCTCAACTACGGCGAGACCTCGGCCGACCCCGAGTTCGAGGCGAGCGCGGACCGCGACGTGACCGCACGGACCGACGAGGAACCCGTCCTCGGACTCGACGACGTCGAGGTCCACTTCGAGGAGGAACAGGGGCTGTTCGACATCTTCGGCGACGACCCGGACGTCGTCAAAGCGGTCGACGGTGTCGATCTCGACATCTACGAGAACGACGTGGTCGCGCTGCTTGGCGAGTCGGGCTGTGGGAAGACGACGCTGGGCAAGACCGCCATCGGCCTGCAGCGGCCGACCGGCGGCAGCGTCAAGTACCGCGGTCAGGACATCTGGGAGGCCAAGGACGGCGACGGGGACATCGACTACGACGAGATCCGCCAGGCCCTGCAGATCATCCACCAGGACCCGGGGAGTTCGCTCAACCCGAACCGCCGGATCGTCGACATCCTCTCGGAGCCGCTGCACCACACGCACCCGAACATCAGTCCCAACGAACGGCGGGACCGGATCTACTCGCTGCTCGACCGCGTGGGGATGAATCCGCCGGGTGACTTCGCCGACCGCTACCCCCACCAACTCTCCGGCGGGGAGAAACAGCGGGTCGCGCTGACCCGCGCACTGCTGATGAACCCCGACGCGATCCTCGCGGACGAGGCCATCAGTGCCGTCGACGTGAGCCTGCGCGTCGAGCTGATGGATCTGATGCTCGAACTGCAGAACGTGTTCGACACCTCGTTCCTGTTCATCAGCCACGACCTCTCGAACGCTCGGTACTTCACCGAGCACGGGGACGGTCGGATCGCGGTGATGTACCTGGGCGAGATCGTCGAGGTCGGCACCGCCGAGCGGCTGATCCAGAACCCTCAGCACCCCTATACGAAGGTGTTGCGCTGGGCGACGCCGTCGCTCCAGCTCGACGCGGTGGAAGCGGGCGAGCCGCCGATGCGCTCGATCGACGTTCCGGACCCGGTCGACCCGCCGTCGGGCTGTCGGTTCCACACCCGGTGTCCCATCGCCAGGGAGGCCTGCACCGAAGAGCAGCCGCCGCTGTACGACGTGGAAGGCGGCGAAGGCAACGGCGCCGCCTGCTTCCGCGCGGACCCCGACCACGAGTACTGGGATAGCGAACCGCTCGAGGGCGCCGAGCGTGTCGGGCCCGACGAGGAGTTCGACACCAGCAACGTCACGGGCGAGTTCGGCGCCGAGAGCGCCAGCGACTGACCGCCTCACCCCGACCCGTC
This DNA window, taken from Halosimplex litoreum, encodes the following:
- a CDS encoding ABC transporter permease; translated protein: MIPVKHTESDAPTEGLDWQSESTGADMTRGDRLREFYERSVYEPAVVAWSDMRTRVGLLMLSVYLAISAVAVLGLWREPSSSQAPRLIGMFENWSYPLGTTSAGVDLTAELIHATPDILLMVLAGGVWATGLAVIVGTLAGYKGGQVDTVLMSISDFFMAIPGLPLVIILAITFSPENPIFVGVVLTINYWAGLGRSLRSQVLTIREDSYVEASRTMGTSTFRILRKDVIPNLMPYVTVNFVFAARYTIFASVGLYFLGVLPYSQPTWGVTLARAQSNGALFVPEAAHWLIAPMVFIVGLALALILMGQGLDRVFNPRVRTRMAGESESTAEGDETTTKGMI
- a CDS encoding ABC transporter ATP-binding protein, with translation MATDQRSGSNATVQSTVEDPIVEVSNAKVTFDGGDTYVLDDVSLDIERDEVLGIVGESGSGKSMFASALLDSIPDPGVLTGEILYHSTDGRTIDVLEQSDEELRQFRWEEISMVFQGAMSSFNPTMEVGTHFEETLKAHDANVDEGMAFARELLEDLYLEPDRVLDSYPHELSGGMQQRALIALSLVLEPEVLVMDEPTAALDLLMQRSILMLLNDLQQSYDLTLAFITHDLPLITALADRMSIIYAFQFVEVGTRDGIIADAGHPYTRALLNATPNLDAPLSEMQPIEGEGPAPVNVPEGCSFHPRCPLATEECVSDDPPLENVGDDHRTACHHWEEAREEITLNYGETSADPEFEASADRDVTARTDEEPVLGLDDVEVHFEEEQGLFDIFGDDPDVVKAVDGVDLDIYENDVVALLGESGCGKTTLGKTAIGLQRPTGGSVKYRGQDIWEAKDGDGDIDYDEIRQALQIIHQDPGSSLNPNRRIVDILSEPLHHTHPNISPNERRDRIYSLLDRVGMNPPGDFADRYPHQLSGGEKQRVALTRALLMNPDAILADEAISAVDVSLRVELMDLMLELQNVFDTSFLFISHDLSNARYFTEHGDGRIAVMYLGEIVEVGTAERLIQNPQHPYTKVLRWATPSLQLDAVEAGEPPMRSIDVPDPVDPPSGCRFHTRCPIAREACTEEQPPLYDVEGGEGNGAACFRADPDHEYWDSEPLEGAERVGPDEEFDTSNVTGEFGAESASD